A DNA window from Mycolicibacter hiberniae contains the following coding sequences:
- a CDS encoding acyl-CoA dehydrogenase family protein yields the protein MAWDFSTEPEFEAKLDWIRSFVHDEVEPLEVLFPGCEYLPLTEERRRIVGPLKDRVREQGLWAPHLGPELGGQGFGAVKLTLINEILGRSSWAPIVFGTQAPDTGNAEILARFGTQEQKDRYLAGLLSGEIFSCFSMTEPQGGADPRVFTTRARRAGPEDDADWVITGRKYFSSNASVASFFIVVAITDPDVPVHRGASTFLVPAGTPGLVIEATHHLVGSHPHEAGHSLVRYDDVRVPADAILGEPGQGFLILQSRLAGGRLHHAMRAIGVAQRAIDMMARRAKSRFTQGSSLADKQLVQAFIADSYAELIPFRLTVLHAAWLIDSGDEKAARAEIGVCKILASQILKSIGLRAIQVHGAMGLTEQLPLTNVLLGGVALGLADGPTEAHKVNLARLLLKDYEAEDPEWPSEFLDNRIAAARAKYGHLLDEIPAVPRP from the coding sequence ATGGCGTGGGACTTCTCCACCGAACCGGAGTTCGAGGCCAAGCTCGACTGGATCCGTTCCTTCGTGCACGACGAGGTCGAACCATTGGAGGTGCTGTTTCCCGGCTGCGAATATCTGCCGCTGACCGAGGAACGCCGCCGTATCGTCGGCCCCCTCAAGGACCGGGTGCGCGAGCAGGGGCTGTGGGCTCCGCACCTGGGTCCCGAGCTGGGCGGTCAGGGATTCGGGGCGGTCAAACTGACCCTGATCAACGAGATCCTCGGCCGGTCCAGCTGGGCGCCGATCGTGTTCGGCACCCAGGCCCCCGACACCGGCAACGCCGAGATCCTGGCCCGCTTCGGCACGCAAGAGCAAAAAGACCGCTACCTGGCCGGCCTGCTGTCGGGGGAGATCTTCTCCTGCTTCTCGATGACCGAGCCGCAGGGCGGCGCCGACCCGCGGGTGTTCACCACCAGGGCCCGGCGCGCCGGCCCCGAAGACGATGCCGACTGGGTGATCACCGGACGCAAGTACTTCTCCTCCAACGCCTCGGTGGCGTCGTTCTTCATCGTGGTGGCCATCACCGACCCCGATGTACCCGTGCACCGCGGGGCGTCGACCTTCCTGGTTCCGGCCGGCACCCCCGGCCTGGTCATCGAAGCCACCCATCACCTGGTCGGCTCGCATCCCCACGAGGCCGGGCATTCGCTGGTGCGCTACGACGACGTCCGGGTGCCGGCCGACGCGATCCTGGGGGAACCGGGGCAAGGATTCCTGATCCTGCAGAGCCGGCTGGCCGGCGGGCGCCTGCATCACGCCATGCGCGCGATCGGCGTGGCGCAGCGCGCCATCGACATGATGGCCCGCCGCGCCAAAAGCCGCTTCACCCAGGGCAGTTCGCTGGCCGACAAGCAGCTCGTGCAGGCCTTCATCGCCGACTCCTACGCCGAACTGATCCCGTTCCGGCTCACGGTGCTGCACGCCGCGTGGCTGATCGACTCCGGCGACGAGAAGGCGGCCCGCGCCGAGATCGGGGTCTGCAAGATCCTGGCCTCGCAGATACTCAAGTCGATCGGGTTGCGCGCCATCCAGGTACACGGCGCCATGGGGCTGACCGAACAGCTGCCCCTGACGAATGTGCTGCTGGGCGGCGTGGCGCTGGGCCTGGCCGACGGCCCCACCGAGGCGCACAAGGTGAACCTGGCCCGGCTGCTGCTCAAGGACTACGAGGCCGAGGATCCGGAGTGGCCCAGCGAGTTCCTGGACAACCGCATCGCGGCCGCCCGCGCGAAGTACGGCCACCTGCTCGACGAGATCCCCGCGGTGCCCAGACCATGA
- a CDS encoding lipocalin-like domain-containing protein, which translates to MSTLREAMLGGWKLASFDSVDIATGAVSHPLGTQPRGLILYTGDGYMSAQLTGSAEEAARDDMSPSYIAYGGRFHVDEDTATVRHEVSVSMLPQLLAAPQVRQARVDGDRLTLSATTTSGGVTGRHTLVWVRRR; encoded by the coding sequence ATGAGCACCCTGCGCGAGGCCATGCTCGGCGGCTGGAAGCTGGCATCGTTCGACTCCGTCGACATCGCCACCGGCGCGGTGTCGCATCCCCTGGGCACGCAGCCGCGCGGCTTGATCCTCTACACCGGCGACGGCTACATGTCCGCGCAGCTGACCGGGAGCGCCGAGGAGGCTGCGCGCGACGACATGTCGCCCTCCTATATCGCCTACGGCGGCCGCTTCCACGTCGACGAAGACACCGCGACGGTACGCCACGAGGTCAGTGTGTCGATGCTGCCGCAGCTGCTGGCGGCACCGCAGGTGCGGCAGGCGCGGGTCGACGGCGACCGGCTGACCCTGTCGGCGACGACCACCAGCGGCGGGGTCACGGGCCGGCACACCCTGGTCTGGGTCAGACGTCGATGA
- a CDS encoding TetR/AcrR family transcriptional regulator produces MSRVEAAVHRALDDRQREATAEVERILAAAVTVLQRSAPEPPRVCDIVAEAGSSNKAFYRYFAGKDDVILAVMERGVAIVVSYLEHQMAKDRALAAQVARWIRGALAQLSDPHLLSLSRTASTQLEAGGQRRLSDQEILAPLRDLLTAPVGALGGDDPRRDADLVFGATLSTMRGYLNTGRRPAPADVDHLVSFCLRGLGAH; encoded by the coding sequence ATGAGCCGGGTCGAGGCGGCGGTGCACCGCGCGCTCGACGACCGGCAGCGCGAGGCCACCGCCGAGGTGGAGCGCATCCTGGCCGCTGCGGTCACGGTGTTGCAGCGCAGCGCGCCCGAACCGCCCCGGGTCTGCGACATCGTCGCCGAGGCGGGCTCGTCGAACAAGGCGTTCTACCGCTACTTCGCCGGCAAGGACGACGTGATCCTGGCGGTGATGGAACGCGGCGTCGCGATCGTGGTGTCCTACCTGGAACACCAGATGGCCAAGGACCGCGCGCTGGCGGCCCAGGTCGCGCGGTGGATTCGCGGCGCCCTGGCGCAGCTCTCCGACCCGCACCTGCTGAGCCTGAGCCGCACCGCCAGCACCCAGCTGGAGGCGGGCGGGCAGCGGCGGTTATCCGATCAGGAGATCCTGGCGCCGTTGCGCGATCTGCTCACCGCGCCGGTCGGCGCACTCGGTGGCGACGACCCCCGCCGGGATGCCGACCTGGTCTTTGGCGCTACCTTGTCGACCATGCGTGGCTACCTCAATACGGGTCGCCGGCCTGCGCCGGCCGATGTGGATCACCTGGTGTCGTTCTGCCTGCGTGGGTTGGGGGCCCACTGA
- a CDS encoding NADPH:quinone oxidoreductase family protein: MRAIVCERYGPPEDLVLRELPDPEPGPGTMVVRVRAAAVNFPDVLMIDGKYQLKIPVPFTPGSELAGDVLAVGEGVAFAPGDRVVGTSFVGGFAEQALVPAAVATPIPEGIDYAAAAGFGVTYRTAYHALRSVARVGEGDWVVVLGAAGGVGLAAVDLGVAMGAKVLAAASSPEKLEVCRQRGAAATVDYDREDLKTRIREITGAGAQAVLDPVGGPYAEPALRSLARGGRFVTLGYASGVIPAIPLNLVMLKGITVQGMEIRTFATDFPAENERDLAELQRLFAEGTVSPYIGARFPLADTAAALRYVADRKAVGKVIIDV; encoded by the coding sequence ATGCGCGCGATCGTCTGCGAGCGCTACGGGCCGCCCGAAGACCTGGTGCTGCGGGAGCTGCCGGATCCGGAGCCCGGGCCCGGCACCATGGTGGTCCGGGTGCGCGCGGCGGCGGTCAACTTCCCCGACGTGCTGATGATCGACGGCAAGTACCAGCTCAAGATCCCGGTGCCGTTCACCCCCGGCAGCGAGCTGGCCGGTGACGTGCTGGCCGTCGGGGAGGGCGTGGCCTTCGCGCCCGGCGACCGGGTGGTCGGCACGTCGTTCGTGGGCGGCTTCGCCGAGCAGGCGTTGGTGCCCGCCGCGGTCGCAACACCGATCCCCGAGGGCATCGACTACGCGGCCGCGGCCGGTTTCGGCGTCACCTACCGCACCGCCTATCACGCCCTGCGCTCGGTGGCCCGCGTCGGTGAAGGCGACTGGGTGGTGGTGCTGGGCGCGGCCGGTGGTGTCGGGCTGGCCGCCGTCGACCTCGGCGTGGCGATGGGCGCCAAAGTACTCGCGGCGGCCTCAAGCCCGGAGAAGCTGGAGGTGTGCCGGCAACGCGGCGCGGCGGCGACCGTGGACTACGACCGCGAGGACCTCAAGACGCGCATCCGCGAGATCACCGGCGCGGGCGCGCAGGCGGTGCTGGATCCGGTCGGCGGGCCCTACGCCGAGCCGGCGCTGCGCAGTCTGGCCCGCGGCGGGCGCTTCGTCACGCTCGGCTACGCCTCCGGCGTCATTCCCGCGATCCCGCTGAACCTGGTGATGCTCAAGGGCATCACCGTGCAGGGCATGGAGATCCGCACCTTCGCCACCGACTTTCCGGCGGAGAACGAGCGCGATCTGGCCGAGCTGCAGCGGCTGTTCGCCGAGGGCACGGTCAGCCCCTACATCGGTGCCCGTTTCCCATTGGCCGACACCGCGGCCGCGCTGCGCTACGTCGCCGACCGCAAGGCGGTCGGCAAGGTGATCATCGACGTCTGA
- a CDS encoding acyl-CoA carboxylase subunit beta has translation MTNARDWQETLEDLDRRRQHTRAMGGPERVAKHRAAGKLDARARIGHLLDPGSFRELGSMVGGQIAADGIVVGSGLINGSPVMVGAEDFTTLAGSIGPGGNAKRYRIAELALRDKIPLVMLLEGAGFRPTGEHYGRTPTDLLAQAQCSGKVPTVAAVLGPSAGHGALVGPVCDFRIMSPHGAIFTAGPPVVKESTGEVISKEDLGGPDVALTSGVVHNFGADDAAVLDDIRRYLSYFPSSAWSYPVSLAPDSAAESRATPELLDIVSRDNRRVYDMRSVLDVVFDRPDWFEVQPRFGRAIVCALAHLGGHPVAVVANQPQVLAGSIDTDAADKAAHFIMVADSFHLPIVFLADNPGMLPGSRSERAGVLRAGARMFAAQTAATTLKLHLTLRKAYGFGSMVMSLLGFDAQVATFAYPGATMGAMSAAALSAASHAGEDLAAKLRDTELQASYHSAQQLGFDELIDPRETRDALLCALQRGLHSRQAAAEPVARTVIMP, from the coding sequence ATGACGAATGCCCGGGACTGGCAGGAAACTCTGGAGGACCTCGACCGTCGGCGACAGCACACCCGGGCCATGGGCGGCCCCGAGCGGGTGGCCAAACACCGGGCTGCCGGCAAACTCGACGCGCGCGCACGCATCGGTCACCTGCTCGATCCCGGAAGCTTCCGTGAGCTGGGCTCCATGGTCGGCGGCCAGATCGCTGCCGACGGCATCGTGGTCGGATCGGGGCTCATCAACGGCTCGCCTGTGATGGTGGGCGCCGAGGACTTCACCACGCTGGCGGGCAGTATCGGCCCCGGCGGCAACGCCAAGCGCTACCGCATCGCCGAACTGGCGCTGCGCGACAAGATCCCGCTGGTGATGCTGCTCGAGGGCGCCGGGTTCCGGCCCACCGGGGAACACTACGGCCGCACCCCCACCGACTTGCTGGCCCAGGCGCAGTGCTCGGGCAAGGTGCCGACAGTGGCCGCGGTACTCGGCCCGTCGGCCGGGCACGGCGCCCTGGTCGGCCCGGTCTGCGATTTCCGGATCATGAGCCCGCACGGCGCGATCTTCACGGCCGGCCCGCCGGTGGTCAAAGAGTCCACCGGCGAGGTGATCTCCAAAGAAGACCTGGGCGGCCCCGACGTGGCGCTGACCAGCGGTGTGGTGCACAACTTCGGCGCCGACGACGCGGCGGTGCTCGACGACATCCGCCGCTACCTGTCCTACTTTCCGTCCAGCGCCTGGTCCTATCCGGTGTCACTGGCACCGGATTCCGCCGCCGAATCACGGGCCACGCCCGAACTGCTCGACATCGTGTCGCGCGACAACCGCCGCGTCTACGACATGCGCTCGGTGCTCGACGTCGTCTTCGACCGGCCCGACTGGTTCGAGGTCCAACCGCGGTTCGGCCGCGCGATCGTCTGCGCCCTGGCGCATCTGGGCGGCCATCCGGTTGCGGTGGTGGCCAACCAGCCGCAGGTGCTGGCCGGTTCCATCGACACCGACGCCGCGGACAAGGCGGCGCACTTCATCATGGTGGCCGACTCGTTCCACCTGCCGATCGTGTTCCTGGCCGACAATCCCGGCATGTTGCCCGGCAGCCGCTCGGAGCGCGCGGGGGTGCTGCGGGCCGGTGCCCGGATGTTCGCCGCCCAGACCGCGGCCACCACCTTGAAGCTGCATCTGACCCTGCGCAAGGCCTACGGGTTCGGTTCCATGGTGATGTCGCTGCTGGGTTTCGACGCGCAGGTGGCGACCTTCGCCTATCCCGGGGCGACGATGGGCGCGATGAGCGCCGCGGCGCTCAGCGCGGCCTCGCACGCCGGGGAGGATCTGGCGGCCAAGCTGCGCGACACCGAACTGCAGGCGTCCTATCACTCCGCCCAGCAGCTCGGCTTCGACGAGCTCATCGACCCCCGCGAGACCCGCGACGCGCTGCTGTGCGCCCTGCAGCGTGGCCTGCACAGCCGCCAGGCCGCCGCCGAGCCGGTGGCCCGAACCGTCATCATGCCCTGA